In the genome of Notamacropus eugenii isolate mMacEug1 chromosome 5, mMacEug1.pri_v2, whole genome shotgun sequence, one region contains:
- the POLR1D gene encoding protein POLR1D isoform X5, translating to MGPMGWMKCPLAGTNKRFLLNTLKNTLPSQKEQDQEQKGDKKEAEPSQNRKEENSKKHRTHPYKHNFQSRRRVSYSPPRKRNPQEKYEKQSNKR from the coding sequence GATGAAGTGCCCTCTTGCTGGTACAAATAAAAGATTTCTGCTTAATACGCTTAAGAACACATTACCCTCTCAGAAGGAGCAAGACCAGGAGCAGAAGGGAGACAAGAAGGAAGCTGAGCCAAGTCAGAACcggaaagaagaaaactcaaagaaacACAGAACTCATCCCTACAAACACAACTTCCAGTCTCGGAGAAGAGTTAGTTATTCCCCTCCAAGGAAGCGGAACCCCcaggaaaagtatgaaaagcagtcTAACAAACGATGA